CCGTGGCGCACGACTGGGCGGTGGCGCGGCTCGCGCATCCGCTGACCGGCATTCGCCCCTACGGCCTCGCCAGCAACGTCGAGGAGAACGAGCCGGTGAGCTTCGTCGCCCGCGGCCACATCGATTGGGGCGGCGCCAAGGCGCTCTCCATGCAGGACTGCACGCTGCACGACCAGCTCTCGCAGGGCGAGGAAGGCACGCGCGAGTTCTCCTTCGATTGCGACACCGGCGACGGCGCCTCGGGCGGCGCGGTGATGTTCGACCGCGCCCGCTCGCGCATCGGCGCGATCCTCGTCGGGTGGCGCTCAAACCATCCGTTCAGCGCCGTGCCGTTCTCGAAGAAGCACTACAACTTCGCGGTGTCGATCGAAGGCGGCTTCCGCCAGGCCGTGTACGCCGCCGCCAACAAGTACCTGGTGCAGAAGTAGCCGCAATTTCGCCACGAAGGGAACACTCGCCGGACGGCGAGCGATACCAGACGTTGCACCGTAACTACAGCATCGGCGGGCAACTCGCCCTATAGTTGGCGCATCATGAATGACGCGCCCTTGTCCTCCTCGCTCCGTCGCCGCCTTGCCGGCGCCATCGCCCTCGCCGCGGTGGCCGCGACGCTGGCCGGTTGCGGCCCCGATGGGCCGCAGCTCGCGCTGAACGCGCCGCCGCCGCCCGCCGCCGCGACGCCGAAGCCGGTGCAGACGGCCGCGCTCGATCCGCGCTTCTCGGCGCTCTACCAGCCGATGAAGGACAAGTTCGAGGTGCCCGGCGTGCCGAAGTCGGTCGTCCGCAAGGGCTTCGATCGCGTCGAGGTCGACTATGCGACGGTCGAGAAGCCCGGCACGGTCGTGGTCGATCCGCACGCCCACTACCTCTACTTCGTGGAGCCGAACGGCAAGGCGATGCGCTACGGCGTGGCTGTCGGCAAGGCCGGCTTCGTCTGGTCGGGCGAAGCCTACATCAAGACCAAGCAGGAATGGCCGGACTGGTACCCGCCGAAGGAGATGATCGACCGTCATCCCGAGCTCAAGGCGCAGCTCGACAAGCTGCAGAGCGGCATGGGCGTCGCCGGCGGCTATCGCAACCCGCTCGGCGCCCGCGCCATGTACCTCTGGCAGGGCAACAAGGACACCTACTTCCGCATCCACGGCACGCTGGAGCCGCACTCCATCGGCACCAACGCCTCGTCGGGCTGCATCCGCCTGATCAACCAGGACGCGATCGACCTCTACTCGCGCGTCAGCGAGGGCACCAAGGTCGTCGTGCTCGGCCACGAGCAGCCGACGATCGGCGTCGCCAAGGGCGTGACGAAGGCCAAGCACGAGGGCTGATCCTCTCGCGCATCGGCGGATCAGCGCGCCCCGAAGATCGCGCTGCCGACCCGCACATGCGTCGCGCCGAGCTGGATGCCGAGCTCGAAGTCGGCGCTCATCCCCATCGACAGATGCGCGATGCCGTTACGCGCCGCGATCTTGGCGAGCAGCGCGAAGTGCGGCGACGCCTGGTCGTCGACCGGCGGGATGCACATCAGCCCGGAGATCGTCAGCCCGTGTTCCTCGCGGCATGACGCGAGGAAGGCATCGGCCTCCTCCGGCAGCACGCCGGCCTTCTGCGGCTCGGCGCCGGTGTTGACCTGGACATAGAGCCGCGGATGCCGTCCCGACTTCTCGATCGCCTTGGCGAGCGCCGCGGCGATCTTCGGCCGGTCGACCGTCTCGATCGTGTCGAACAGCGCGACGGCGTCCTCCGCCTTGTTCGACTGCAGCGGCCCGATGAGGTGCAGGTCGAGGTCGGGAAAGCGCTCGCGCAAGGCCGGCCACTTTCCCTGCGCCTCCTGCACCCGGTTCTCGCCGAAGACGCGCTCGCCGGCCTCGAGCGCCGGCAGGATCGCGTCGGCCTCGAAGGTCTTCGACACGCAGACGAGGGTGACGGATCCGGGATCGCGACCGCAGTCGCGCGCGGCGCGCGTTATCCGCTCGCGCACCTCGGCGAGGCGAGCGACAACGCTGTTCGCAACCGTTGGGTCATTGGCCCGCGTCATGCTTCATCCTTATCGTGGATCACGAATTTTTGCCTCTTATCGCGTCATCTCGCGCGATAAGAAGCAGGAGCTTGAGCCCGTCGCCGACTCGGTCGGCGGATGCAGTCGAGTTGATGAGGACATCGAGCATGCGCGGTCTCCCGCCGTCGTTCTCGCGGCGCCAGGCTTTCGTGCCGCTGGCGGCCGCGCCGCTGGCCGCCGCCGTGCTCCCACGCTCGGTCGTCGCCGGCCCCGCCCATGCCGCACCACTGGTGCCGCAACTGCCCGACCACTACGACACGCCGCTCGGCATCGGGCTCGAGAGCTGGCCCTACCCCGCGCACGTCAGCCTGCGACCCTGCGCCGTCGGCAACGAGACGGCCCGCATGGCCTACATGGACATCGCGCCGACGGCAAAGCCGCGCAACAAGGCGGTGGTCCTGCTGCACGGCAAGAACTTCGATTCCTCCTACTGGGCGGGGCCGATCGCCGACCTGACCGGCGCCGGCTTCCGGGTGATCGTGCCGGACCAGATCGGCTTCAACAAATCGGCCAAGCCCGACGTCCCGTATTCCTTCGACATGCTGGCGCGCCACACGCTCGACCTGCTCGGCGGCCTGCAGATCCGCCAGGCGAGCTTCATCGGCCACTCGACCGGCGGCATGCTCGCCGTGCGCATCGCCGCCGCCTTTCCCGGCAGCGTCGACAAGCTCATCCTCGAGGATCCGATCGGGCTCGTCGACTACCGCCGCTTCATCCCGCCGCAGACCAACGAGACGCTGGTCGCCGCCGAGCATCGCATGACGGCGCAAAGCTACCGCGCCTTCCTGCGCAACCTGATGCCGGCACTCCCGCCGGCCAAGATGGAGCCGTTCGTCGAATGGCGCATGCGCGTCGCGCTGAGCGGCGAGTACGACCGCTTCTGCAAGGCCTCGGCCCTCGTCTACCAGATGATCTACCGCGAGCCGGTGCGCGACGAGTACGACGACATCCGCGCCCCGACGCTGATGATCGTCGGCGAGAAGGACGCCTCGGCGCCGCTGCGCAACTACGGGTCGCCGGACAAGATCGCCAAGATGCCGTCGATCCCCGCCGCCGCGCCGGACGCGGTGAAGGACCTGCGCGACGGCAAGCTCGTCACGATCCCCGACGTCGGCCACGTGCCGCATCTCGAGGCGCCGGACGCCTTCCGCACCGCGGTGCTCGGCTTCCTCGCCTGACGCCGTAGCGGCTCAGGCGGCCGGGCGCCCATCGACGAGCGTGATGTCGGCGGCAATGCTGCGGGCGGCGACGATATCGGCGTTGGGCAGATCGTTGCGCTCCGCCTTCGCCCGCGCCGCTGCCGCGTCGAAGCCGTAGGAGAGCCAGCGCGCGATCAGCCGCTGCTCGAGGACATCACGATCCTCGCGCAGCATTACGGTGAGATCGAAGAACGGCCGCAGGCGCGCCCAGTCCGGCTCGTCGAGGAGCAGGTAGTTGCCTTCGACGATCAGGACCCTCGTCGACGACGGCACGATGGACGCGGCCGCCCGCGCGATCTCCAGCCGGCGATCGAAGATCGGCACGGCGACCTCGGGCTCGTCGTGGGCGCGCAGGCGCCGCAGCAGCGCGAGCAGGCCACCGACGTCGAACGTGTGCGGCGCGCCCTTGCGCTCGATCGTGCCGCGCGCGCGCAGGACGGCATCGTCGTAGTGGAAACCGTCCATCGGCACGAGGGCCGCCGTGCCGGGCGCCGACGCGTCGAGGGCCTGCACGAGCGCGGCCGCGAAGGTCGACTTGCCGCCGCCGGGCGGCCCGCGACGGCGACGATGACCCGCGCCGCCGCAAGGCCGCGAAGGCGGGCGCACACGAGATCGACAGCTTCAGACATCGCCCCTCCGGTCCCGGTGCCGCAATCCGCAAGGTCTCTCTTGCACAGCGGCGCAAGACCGGTCATCGGTCTTCGATGAGCCGTCCCGCCCGAGCTGCGCCTGAGACCGACGCCGACTTGGGTCCTTCGTCCAGCGCGCGCGGCAATGCGCGCCTCGTCCGCGACATCAACGAGCGGGCCGTCCTCGCCGAGCTGCGCCGTCGCGGCACCGCCTGCAAGAGCGAGATCGCCGAAGCGCTCGGCCTGTCGACCAACGCGGTCGGGCTCATCGCCGCCGCTTTGCAGTCTCGCGGGCTCGTCACCACCACCGCCAAGCGCACGGGCTTCCGCGGCCAGCCGGCGACGCCGCTCTGCCTCGATGCCACCGGCGCGCACGCCATCGGCATCCACATCGGCCGCAGCCGGCTCCAGGCCGTGCTGCTCGACTTCGCGGGCAAGGTGCTGGCGTCGCGCACGCGAGAAATGCCGCTGCCGACGCCCGAGGCCGCGGTCGCTCTCATCGCCGAGCATGTCGGCGCCTTTCGCGCGAGCCTGCCGGCCGGCCAGCGTGCGCGGCTCATCGGCATCGGCATCGCGGTGCCGAGCAACCTCGACTCCTGGCGCCGCGAGCTGGGCATCCCGGAGGACGTTGCCGAGGCCTGGAGCCGCTGCGAGCTGCCGACCGACCTCGCCGCCGCACTCGAGGCGCCGATCATGCTCGTCAACGACGGCACCGCCCTTGCGGCGGCCGAGCGCTATGTCGGCGTCGGACGGCAGCTGCAGGACTTTGCGCTGGTGCATCTCGGCACGGCGCTCGGCGGCGGCCTCGTGCTCAAGGGCGCCGTTCGGCTGGGGCGGCGCGACAATGCCGGCGACTTCGGCCTGATGCCCGTGGCGCCCTCGCGACTGGCCTGCACGCCGAAACCGCCCGCTGGCCTGCCCGACATCCTTCTCAATCGCGCCTCGTACCACGCTCTCGAGCGCCACTTCGCGGCCGAAGGGCTGGAGTCCGACGCGGACACGATCGCCGCGCGGCCGGACCTCGTCGAGACCTGGGTGGCGGATTGCGCGGCCGCGCTGACGCGACCGCTCTACGCCATCTCGACGCTGCTCGACCCGCAGGCGATCGTGCTCTCGGGCCGGCTGCCGGATGCGGTGATGGACGCGCTGCTGGCCAGGCTCAGCGACGACCTCGCCGCGGCGGCGCCGGAATCCCGGCGTCCCCCGAAGCTGGTGCGCGGCATGGGCGGCACGGACGCCGGCGCGACCGGCGCCGCGCTGCTGCTCTACGAACGCGCGTTCGCGGCGCCGGATGCGCGGACGATCCGGCTCGGCGAGGGCACGGCGGCCCAAGCGGCGCGGCCGTAGGTTCCGCTCACGATGTCGGCGATGTCGCCGCGCGACAGGCGCAGCTCGGCCAAGCCGCGGTCGCTGGTGGCGTCGAGCTCGTTGCGCAGGCGCGTTCGGGCCTTGAAGCCGGCCGTCAGCCCGGCGAACCGATCGGCGAGTGTTCTGCGAATGGACATGGGATCAAGCCTTTCTGTTGAAACGCCCTCCTGTCTCCTCCGCGGCTCAAGATGCGCTCGCCCCATGGCCGCTGCCAGCGCCTCTGCCGCAGCGCAGCATTGCATTCGGCATCTGCCTTAAATCATAGGGAAGGGCAAATTGACGGTGGCGCGCGTCATCTGCTTTGCTCGTTTGCCCAGTCGCCGTTGAAGCGCGGCGGGTCGGAGGGGTCGTGGATCAGCTCATCGACTTTGCGTCCCCTGTGCAGGGGAAGGTCGGCGGTCGCGGCACCAACTCCGCGGCAGTGCGCCGCTACAATGCGCGGCTCGTGCTCGATCAGCTGCGGCGCCTCGGCTCGGCGTCGAAGGCCGAGCTGTCGCGCGCCACCGGCCTGACCCAGAACGCCGTCGGGCTGATCGTCGGCGACCTCCTCGAGGCCGGGTTTCTCAAGGTGACCGGCCAGCGCGTCGGCCGGCGCGGCCAGCCCTCCACCCTGCTGTCGCTCGCCCCCGACGGCGTCTGGTCGATCGGCATCGGCTTCGGCCGCGACTCGATCATCGGCCTCATCGTCGACTTCGGCGGCGAGGCGCTGCACGTCGTCGAGCGACAGCGCGTGCTGCCGTCGCCCGGCGCGGCGATCGACGAGATCGTCGCCATGATCGACGCGCTGCGCGAGCATGGTCGGAGCCTGTCGGGAAAGCTCGCCGGCGTCGGCCTGGCGACGCCCTTCGACCTCGCCAGCTGGCGCACCGAGCTGGCGCAGCCGCCGGACGAGGCCTGGCGCGGCTTCGATCTCGCCGCCGCGGTCCAGGCGAGGCTGGAGCTTCCGCTCCTGACGGAGAACGACGGCACCGCCGCTGCGGTGGCCGAGCTGTTCCGCGGCCACGGTCGCGACCTCGACGACTTCGTCACGCTGACCATCGGCCCGGCGCTCGGCGGCGGCGTGGTGCTCGGCGGTGCCGTCCGCAGAGGCGCCGCCGGCAACGCCGGCGACCTCGGCCTGATGCCGATCTCCACCTGCGCCGAGCTCGGCGGCGACAAGGCCGGCGGGTTCGAGACGCTGCTCGCTCGTGCCTCGCTCGGCGCGCTGCGCCATCGCCTCGGCGCTGCCACCGCGTCCCCCGGCGAGCTCGAGGCCGCCGTGGCCCGCGATCCCGGCGCCCTCGCCGACTGGATCGAGGACGCTGCGCAGGCGCTCGCCGAGCCGGTCCTGTCGATCGGCGCCATCCTCGACTGCGACGCCGTCATCGTCGACGGCGACATCGGCGAAGCGGCGCTTGACCGACTGGTCACTCGCCTGCGCGAGATCACCGCCCTCGCTGCGGCCGAGGCGCGCGAGCCGCCGCGCCTGCTCGTCGGCCGCATCGGCCACAACGCCGCCGCGCTCGGCGCCGCGATCCTGCCGCTGCACCTGCTCTTCTCACCCGACCTCAGAAGCCTCTCGGGCACCGCCGCGTGAGCCCGGACCCCGCCCTTGCCGGCGAGACCCGCGGCACGCCGCTTCTCGAGATGCGCGGCGTCTCCAAGACCTTTCCCGGCGTGAGGGCGCTGAACAACGTCTCGCTGAAGGCCTGGGGCGGCGAGGTGCTGTCGCTGATGGGCGAGAACGGCGCCGGCAAGTCGACGCTGATGAAGGTCCTGTCCGGCGCCTATCGCGCGGATGCGGGCAGCCAGATCCTCATCGACGGCCAGCCCGTCGAGATGACCGACCCGCGCACCGCCAAGTCGCACGGCATCGCGATCATCTACCAGGAGCTTTCGCTCGCCCCGAACCTGACCGTCGCCGAGAACATCTACCTCGGCGACGAGATCGCGAAGGGCGGGCTCATTGACCGCGCCGCGATGGCCGCGGGCTGCGCCGACGTCCTCGAGCGCCTCGGCGCGCCGTTCGGTCCCAAAACCATCGTCGGCACCTTGTCCGTCGCCGAGCAGCAGCTCGTCGAGATCGCCCGCGCGCTGCATGCCAAGGCCCGCCTGCTGGTGCTCGACGAGCCGACCACGCCGCTCTCCTCGCGCGAGACCGACCGGCTGTTCGATCTCGTCCGCCAGCTCCGCGCGGAGGGCGTGGCGATCATCTACATCAGCCACCGCATGGCCGAGATCTACGAGCTGTCGGACCGTGTCAGCGTGCTGCGCGACGGCGGCTATGTCGGCACGCTCGAGAAGGGCGAGATCAACGCCGAGGCCCTGGTCAAGATGATGGTCGGGCGCGACCTCTCGACCTTCTACCAGAAGCAGCACGACCCGAACGCCGTCTACGGCGACGTGGCGCTCGAGGTCGCCGACATCACCGACGGCGGCCGGCGCGTGAAGTCGTGCTCGTTCACCGTCCACAAGGGCGAGGTGCTCGGCATCGCGGGCCTTGTCGGCGCCGGCCGCACCGAGCTGGCGCGGCTCGTCTACGGCGCGGACCCGAAGACGGGCGGCGGGGTCAAGGTCGACGGCCGAGCCGTCGACATCCGCTCGCCGCTGCAGGGCCTCGAGGCCGGCGTCGCCTACCTCACCGAGGACCGCAAGCGGCTCGGCCTCTTCCTCGACATGAGCTGCGGCGAGAACATCAACATCGGCGTCATCGGCCGCGACACGCGCTCCGGCTTCCTCGACCTGAAGCGCGGCCTGCGGCGAGCGCTCGACGCCTTCGACGCGATGCGCGTGCGCGCCGCGAGCCCGATCGTCCAGGTCGGCTCGCTCTCCGGCGGCAACCAGCAGAAGGTGCTGCTGTCGCGCTGGCTCGAGATCGGCCCGAAGGTCCTGATCCTCGACGAGCCGACGCGCGGCGTCGACATCGGCGCCAAGGCCGAGATCTACCGCATCATCGACGACCTCGCGAAGCGCGGCATCGCCGTCATCGTCATCTCCTCGGAGATGGCCGAGATCATCGGCGTCTGCGACCGCGTCCTCGTCATGCGCGAGGGCCGCATCGAGGGCGAGGTCGGCGGCAAGTCCGGCCGCGCGATCACGCAGGAAAACATCATGGCGTTCGCAGCCGGCGTGGCGGCCTGAGGAGGGTTCGATGAGCGGGACCGCCGTCCAGAGCGCCGAGGGTGCTGGGCTTTCGACACGCCAGGTGCGGCTGCGCAGCCTCGCCCAGACGATCGGCATGCTGCCGGTCCTCGTCGTGCTGTGCCTCGTCTTCCATTGGTTGAGCGGCGGACATTTCTTGACGCCGCGGAATCTGTCGATCGTCGCGCAGCAGGCGTCGGTCAACATGGTGCTCGGCGCCGGCATGACGTTCGTGATCCTCACCGGCGGGATCGACCTGTCGGTCGGCTCGATCCTCGCCGTCTGTGCGGTCGTCGGCCTCCAGGTCTCGCTCAGTCCGAACCTCGGCTTTCTCTCTATTCCCGCCGCGCTAGGCGTCGGGCTCGCCTGCGGCCTCATGAACGGCGCCCTCGTCGCCTTCGGCAAGCTGCCACCGTTCATCGTGACGCTCGGCGCCCTGACCGCGTTGCGCGGCGTCGCGCGGCTGCTCGGGCACGATCAGACCACGTTCAACCCCGACCTGTCGTACTCGTGGCTCGGCGACGGCGGCCTGCCGATCGGCGGCGGCTTCGAGATCCCGTGGCTCGTCATCGTGGCCCTCGTCGTCATCCTCGTCTCGTGGGTGATCCTCCGGCGCACCGTCCTCGGCGTGCGCATCTATGCGGTGGGCGGCAACCAGGCGGCGGCGCGTCTCGCCGGCATCAAGGTCGCGGGCGTGCTGCTCTTCGTCTACGCGACCTCGGGCGTCCTCTCCGCCCTTGGCGGCGTGATGACCAGCGCCCGGCTGCTCGCCGCCAACGGGCTGCAGCTCGGGCAGTCCTACGAGCTCGACGCGATCGCGGCGGTCATTCTCGGCGGCACCAGCTTCGTCGGCGGCATCGGCTCGATCTGGGGAACGCTGATCGGCGCGCTGATCATCGCCTCGCTCACCAACGGCCTGATCCTGCTCGGCGTCTCGGACATCTGGCAATTCATCATCAAAGGGCTCGTCATCGTCGGGGCTGTCGCGCTCGACCGCTTTCGCTCACAGGGGACCCGCACATGAAGTCCGTTCTGCTTTCGACCGCCGCGATCCTGGCCCTCGCCACCTCGCTCGCGCAGGCCCGCGACCTCAAGACCGTCGGCGTGACGGTCGGGACGCTCGGCAACCCGTTCTTCATCGCGCTCGCGGAGGGCGCGACGGCCGCGGCGAAGAAGGTGAACCCCGACGTCAAGATGATCACGGTCTCGGCCGACTACGACCTCGGGAAGCAATCGGCGCAGTTCGACAACTTCATCTCGTCGGGCGTCGATCTCATCCTCGTCAACGCCGTCGACGCCAATGCGATCGGCCCGGCGGTGAAGCGCGCGCAGGCCGCCGGCATCGTCGTCGTCGCCGTCGACACCAGCGCGGCGAACGTCGATGCGACCGTGCAGACCGACAACATCAAGGCCGGCGAGATCGCCTGCCAGTACATGGCGGACAAGATCGGCCGCAAGGGCAACGTCATCATCCAGAACGGCCCGCAGGTGACCGCCGTCATCGCGCGCGTCGAGGGATGCGAGAAGGTCCTCAAGGGCTACCCCGACATCAAGCTGCTCTCCTCCGACCAGGACGGGAAAGGCACCCGCGAGGGCGGCATGAACGTGATGCAGGGCTACCTGACGCGCTTCGACAACGTGCAGGGCGTGTTCGCGATCAACGATCCGCAGGCCATCGGTGCCAACCTCGCGGCGCGCCAGCTGCAGCGCGACAACATCGTCATCGTCTCCGTCGACGGGGCGCCGGACATCGTCCCCGCGCTCAAGGGACACACGCAGATCTATGCCTCCGCGAGCCAGAGCCCGCGGCACATCGGCGGCGAGGCCGTCGAGCTCGGCGCGGCGATCCTCGCCGGCAAGAAACCTGAGAAAAAGACCGACCTGATAGCGCCGAACCTCGTCACGCGTGACAATGTCGGCGAGTACAAGGGCTGGTAGCCGGATCGAGACTGATGGCCGACATCGTTTGCCTGGGCGAAGCCCTGATCGACCTCGTGCCGACGGTGAGCGGCGTCGGGCTCGCCGCGGCCGAGACCTTCGTCAAGGCCGCAGGCGGGGCGCCGGCCAATGTCGCCGCGGGCGTCGCGCGGCTCGGCGTCTCGGCCGGCTTCCTCGGCGCGGTCGGCGACGACGGCTTCGGCCACTTCCTCGCCGATACGCTGGCCGCGGCGGGCGTCGCGCTGGCCGGCCTGCGCTTCACCGACACGGCGCCGACGGCCATCGCCGCGGTGTCGCTGCGCGCCGACGGCGATCGCGAGTTCGTCTTCTACGGCAACCCGGCCGCGCACATGATGTACGCGCCGGACGACGTCGACGAGGCGGTGATCCGCCAGGCCCGCATCCTGCACTTCGGCTCGATCAGCCTGATCGGCGGCCCGGCGCGGGCCGCGACCCTGCGCGCGATCGACATCGCGCAGGCGAATGGCGTGCGGGTCAGTTTCGATCCCAACCTCCGCCTGTCGCTGTGGCCGGACGCCGAAGCCGCCCGCGCCGGCATGCGGCTCGGGCTCACGAAGGCGAACATCGTCAAGATCGGCGAGGAGGAAGTGCACTTCCTGCAGGGCGACAGCTGCGACACGGTCGGGGGCGCGCGCGCCCTCTGGCATCCCGAGCTCGAGCTGATGGCGATCACAAGGGGCACGCGCGGCGCGCTGTGGCTCGACGCTGACACGCAGGGCGAGGAGCCGGGCTACAAGGTCGCGGCGATCGACACGACGGGCGCGGGCGATGCCTTCATGGCCGGGCTGCTCGTCGGCCTCGTGTACCATCCAGAGGCGATCAACGACCACGCGATGCTCGGCCGGGTGATCCGCTTCGCGAACGCGACGGGGGCGCTGACGACGACGAAGCGCGGCGCGATCCCGTCGATCCCGGATCGCGCGGCAGTCGAGCGGTTCCTGGCCGCTCAGCCCATCTGAGCTGCGGTCACACGGCCGTCAGTCGTGGCCGTGCGCTTCCTCGTTGATGGTCAGCGTGCGCATCTGCGAGAAGTCGACCGCGACGGGCTGGTTGTTCTTGCCGGCCGCGAGCTGGAGCGTCTTCACGACGTGCTCGATGCGCCGGTAGACCTCCTTGTACTCCTCCGACGCGGTGTCGAGCTTCAGGGGCGCCAGGCAATATTCGATAATCTGCTTCGGCCGATCGAACTTCGTGCTCATTGCGCGTCTTCCTCAAGCCTTCGGGCGGGCGTTCATTCAGCTTTGCACCACGGCCCCGGCCTTGGCAAACGCGGTCTGCGAACCGTCCGTCAGGTCGCGCCGCGCAGGCGGACGAGACCCTCCTGCATGACGGTGGCGACGAGCTTGCCCTGCCGGTCGAAGAGCAGCCCGCGGGCCAGGCCGCGCGCGCCCGACGTGTTGGGGCTGTCCTGCGCGTAGAGCAGCCAGTCGTCGATGCGGAAGGGGCGGTGGAACCAGATCGCGTGATCGAGGCTCGCGGCCGAGAAATCCGGCTCGAACAGCGAGCGGCCGTGCGCGGCGAGCGTCACGTCGATCAGCGTGAGGTCTGACGCATAGGCCAGCACCGCGCGGTGGATCGCCGGATCGTCCGGCAGGCGCTCCTT
This Beijerinckiaceae bacterium RH AL1 DNA region includes the following protein-coding sequences:
- a CDS encoding protein of unknown function (ID:RHAL1_03869;~source:Prodigal:2.6) — translated: MSIRRTLADRFAGLTAGFKARTRLRNELDATSDRGLAELRLSRGDIADIVSGTYGRAAWAAVPSPSRIVRASGAANARS
- the rbsB gene encoding D-ribose-binding periplasmic protein (ID:RHAL1_03873;~source:Prodigal:2.6); the protein is MKSVLLSTAAILALATSLAQARDLKTVGVTVGTLGNPFFIALAEGATAAAKKVNPDVKMITVSADYDLGKQSAQFDNFISSGVDLILVNAVDANAIGPAVKRAQAAGIVVVAVDTSAANVDATVQTDNIKAGEIACQYMADKIGRKGNVIIQNGPQVTAVIARVEGCEKVLKGYPDIKLLSSDQDGKGTREGGMNVMQGYLTRFDNVQGVFAINDPQAIGANLAARQLQRDNIVIVSVDGAPDIVPALKGHTQIYASASQSPRHIGGEAVELGAAILAGKKPEKKTDLIAPNLVTRDNVGEYKGW
- a CDS encoding Pantothenate kinase (source:Prodigal:2.6;~ID:RHAL1_03867), whose translation is MQALDASAPGTAALVPMDGFHYDDAVLRARGTIERKGAPHTFDVGGLLALLRRLRAHDEPEVAVPIFDRRLEIARAAASIVPSSTRVLIVEGNYLLLDEPDWARLRPFFDLTVMLREDRDVLEQRLIARWLSYGFDAAAARAKAERNDLPNADIVAARSIAADITLVDGRPAA
- a CDS encoding hypothetical protein (ID:RHAL1_03866;~conserved exported protein of unknown function;~source:Prodigal:2.6), coding for MRGLPPSFSRRQAFVPLAAAPLAAAVLPRSVVAGPAHAAPLVPQLPDHYDTPLGIGLESWPYPAHVSLRPCAVGNETARMAYMDIAPTAKPRNKAVVLLHGKNFDSSYWAGPIADLTGAGFRVIVPDQIGFNKSAKPDVPYSFDMLARHTLDLLGGLQIRQASFIGHSTGGMLAVRIAAAFPGSVDKLILEDPIGLVDYRRFIPPQTNETLVAAEHRMTAQSYRAFLRNLMPALPPAKMEPFVEWRMRVALSGEYDRFCKASALVYQMIYREPVRDEYDDIRAPTLMIVGEKDASAPLRNYGSPDKIAKMPSIPAAAPDAVKDLRDGKLVTIPDVGHVPHLEAPDAFRTAVLGFLA
- a CDS encoding Fructokinase (ID:RHAL1_03874;~source:Prodigal:2.6), coding for MADIVCLGEALIDLVPTVSGVGLAAAETFVKAAGGAPANVAAGVARLGVSAGFLGAVGDDGFGHFLADTLAAAGVALAGLRFTDTAPTAIAAVSLRADGDREFVFYGNPAAHMMYAPDDVDEAVIRQARILHFGSISLIGGPARAATLRAIDIAQANGVRVSFDPNLRLSLWPDAEAARAGMRLGLTKANIVKIGEEEVHFLQGDSCDTVGGARALWHPELELMAITRGTRGALWLDADTQGEEPGYKVAAIDTTGAGDAFMAGLLVGLVYHPEAINDHAMLGRVIRFANATGALTTTKRGAIPSIPDRAAVERFLAAQPI
- a CDS encoding N-acylmannosamine kinase (ID:RHAL1_03868;~source:Prodigal:2.6), with the translated sequence MSRPARAAPETDADLGPSSSARGNARLVRDINERAVLAELRRRGTACKSEIAEALGLSTNAVGLIAAALQSRGLVTTTAKRTGFRGQPATPLCLDATGAHAIGIHIGRSRLQAVLLDFAGKVLASRTREMPLPTPEAAVALIAEHVGAFRASLPAGQRARLIGIGIAVPSNLDSWRRELGIPEDVAEAWSRCELPTDLAAALEAPIMLVNDGTALAAAERYVGVGRQLQDFALVHLGTALGGGLVLKGAVRLGRRDNAGDFGLMPVAPSRLACTPKPPAGLPDILLNRASYHALERHFAAEGLESDADTIAARPDLVETWVADCAAALTRPLYAISTLLDPQAIVLSGRLPDAVMDALLARLSDDLAAAAPESRRPPKLVRGMGGTDAGATGAALLLYERAFAAPDARTIRLGEGTAAQAARP
- the rbsC gene encoding D-ribose transporter subunit; membrane component of ABC superfamily protein (ID:RHAL1_03872;~source:Prodigal:2.6), which encodes MSGTAVQSAEGAGLSTRQVRLRSLAQTIGMLPVLVVLCLVFHWLSGGHFLTPRNLSIVAQQASVNMVLGAGMTFVILTGGIDLSVGSILAVCAVVGLQVSLSPNLGFLSIPAALGVGLACGLMNGALVAFGKLPPFIVTLGALTALRGVARLLGHDQTTFNPDLSYSWLGDGGLPIGGGFEIPWLVIVALVVILVSWVILRRTVLGVRIYAVGGNQAAARLAGIKVAGVLLFVYATSGVLSALGGVMTSARLLAANGLQLGQSYELDAIAAVILGGTSFVGGIGSIWGTLIGALIIASLTNGLILLGVSDIWQFIIKGLVIVGAVALDRFRSQGTRT
- a CDS encoding N-acylmannosamine kinase (ID:RHAL1_03870;~source:Prodigal:2.6) is translated as MDQLIDFASPVQGKVGGRGTNSAAVRRYNARLVLDQLRRLGSASKAELSRATGLTQNAVGLIVGDLLEAGFLKVTGQRVGRRGQPSTLLSLAPDGVWSIGIGFGRDSIIGLIVDFGGEALHVVERQRVLPSPGAAIDEIVAMIDALREHGRSLSGKLAGVGLATPFDLASWRTELAQPPDEAWRGFDLAAAVQARLELPLLTENDGTAAAVAELFRGHGRDLDDFVTLTIGPALGGGVVLGGAVRRGAAGNAGDLGLMPISTCAELGGDKAGGFETLLARASLGALRHRLGAATASPGELEAAVARDPGALADWIEDAAQALAEPVLSIGAILDCDAVIVDGDIGEAALDRLVTRLREITALAAAEAREPPRLLVGRIGHNAAALGAAILPLHLLFSPDLRSLSGTAA
- a CDS encoding Pyridoxal phosphate homeostasis protein (ID:RHAL1_03865;~source:Prodigal:2.6), whose protein sequence is MTRANDPTVANSVVARLAEVRERITRAARDCGRDPGSVTLVCVSKTFEADAILPALEAGERVFGENRVQEAQGKWPALRERFPDLDLHLIGPLQSNKAEDAVALFDTIETVDRPKIAAALAKAIEKSGRHPRLYVQVNTGAEPQKAGVLPEEADAFLASCREEHGLTISGLMCIPPVDDQASPHFALLAKIAARNGIAHLSMGMSADFELGIQLGATHVRVGSAIFGAR
- a CDS encoding ErfK/YbiS/YcfS/YnhG family protein (ID:RHAL1_03864;~source:Prodigal:2.6), yielding MNDAPLSSSLRRRLAGAIALAAVAATLAGCGPDGPQLALNAPPPPAAATPKPVQTAALDPRFSALYQPMKDKFEVPGVPKSVVRKGFDRVEVDYATVEKPGTVVVDPHAHYLYFVEPNGKAMRYGVAVGKAGFVWSGEAYIKTKQEWPDWYPPKEMIDRHPELKAQLDKLQSGMGVAGGYRNPLGARAMYLWQGNKDTYFRIHGTLEPHSIGTNASSGCIRLINQDAIDLYSRVSEGTKVVVLGHEQPTIGVAKGVTKAKHEG